Within the Candidatus Thermoplasmatota archaeon genome, the region CCCGGAGGCGCAGGTCGCCTTCGACGCCGTGAGGGAGGAACTGGTCGAGATCGGCATCCAGGGGATGCAGGGCACCTTCTTCCTGACGAAGCGCAAATCGCGTCATCTCCTCGGCGTGCAGCCCCCGCAGCCCTCGACCGCGACGCTTCTCCCGTATTGGGATGCGTACATGCACGCGTACTGGGACCGGTCGCGCTACGTGGACCGCGCGAGCGCGCCCTACGTCTACGACAAGTCCGGCAACGGCACGAACGTCGTTGTCGTGGACGGGCAGGTCGTCGCGATCTGGGACTTCGAGGAATCGCGCCGCCGCGTGAACTTCCGTTTCGCGACGTTCGCGAATGCCCCCGCGAACCTCGAGCGCATGCTGCAGCCGGCCGTCAATCGCCTGAACGAGTTCTTCGCGGTCCCGGAAGTGCAGATCGAGCGCTATCCGCTCCCGAAGCCGCTCGTCGAGGAGCCCGCAGGCGCGTTCCAGTCGCCGCTGAAGCGTCGCCGCACGAGCTCGATCGAGGCCGAGCAGGCCGAGGCGAAGAAGGACGACCCGGCGGCGTGATCACGCGAGCGCGGGATCGGCGACGCCGACGTCCGCGAACGCCCCGCGCCGCTCGACGCATGATGGGCACGCGCCGCACGGGGCGGCCGCATCCTCGTAGCAGGACCACGTCGCGACGAACGGCACGCCGAGCGAGACGCCGAGCGCGACCACTTCGCGCTTCGTGAGGCCTTTCAGGGGAAGCTCGAACGAGAGCGGTCGAGCCCGACCCGTCCAGAGACCGGTCGCGTTCAGCTTCTTGAGCCCGTCGAAGAACGCGCGGCTCGCGTCCCCGAACGTCTCGGCGTCGGAGCCGATGTGGCCCCCCACGACGCGCGTCGCGCCGAGGGCTTCGGCCGCGTGGCTTGCGATCCCGTAGAAGACGAGGTTGCGCGCGGGCACGTAGCCGGGGGGCGCGTCCGCGAGCGCCGCGTTCCCGGTCCAGGGGCCCGCCTCGAGGTCGGCGGCCTCGCGCAGGAAGGGGAGCGGGACCGCGGTGAGGCGAACCCGCGCCGCCTCGGCGAGACGGTGGGCGGCGCGCCGCTCCCGCTCCGGGCGGGCGTGGTAGTCGAACGCGAGTGCGTGGACCTCCCACCCCCGGCGAAGGGCCCACCAGAGCGCGACGGCCGAATCGAGGCCCCCCGACAGAAGGACGACGGCGCGGGTCGTCCGCGAGTCCGGGGGATCGTCACGCATGGGGAATCGGCCCTTGTAGGATCAGGGTACTTAAAGGGGTTCGCCCCGTCCCGACGGACCTTTGCGACCCCCGTTTCGGGTGGTTCATGTGGCACC harbors:
- a CDS encoding 7-cyano-7-deazaguanine synthase, whose product is MRDDPPDSRTTRAVVLLSGGLDSAVALWWALRRGWEVHALAFDYHARPERERRAAHRLAEAARVRLTAVPLPFLREAADLEAGPWTGNAALADAPPGYVPARNLVFYGIASHAAEALGATRVVGGHIGSDAETFGDASRAFFDGLKKLNATGLWTGRARPLSFELPLKGLTKREVVALGVSLGVPFVATWSCYEDAAAPCGACPSCVERRGAFADVGVADPALA